A window from Nomascus leucogenys isolate Asia chromosome 24, Asia_NLE_v1, whole genome shotgun sequence encodes these proteins:
- the XKR8 gene encoding XK-related protein 8, which produces MPWSSRAALLRDLVLGVLGTAAFLLDLGADLWAAVQYALGGRYLWAALVLALMGLGSVALQLFSWLWLRADPAGLHGSQPPRRCLALLHLLQLGYLYRCVQELRQGLLVWQQEAPSEFDLAYADFLSLDVSMLRLFETFLETAPQLTLVLAIMLQSGRAEYYQWVGICTSFLGISWALLDYHRALRTCLPSKPLLGLGSSVIYFLWNLLLLWPRVLAVALFSALFPSYVALHFLGLWLVLLLWVWLQGTDFMPDPSSEWLYRVTVATILYFSWFNVAEGRTRGRAIIHFAFLLSDSILLVATWVTHSSWLPSGIPLQLWLPVGGGCFFLGLVLRLVYYHWLHPKCCWKPDPDQVDGARSLLSPEGYRLPQNRRMTHLAQNFFPKAKEEAAAPVKG; this is translated from the exons ATGCCCTGGTCGTCCCGCGCCGCCCTCCTTCGGGACCTGGTCCTGGGCGTGCTGGGCACCGCCGCCTTCCTGCTCGACCTGGGCGCCGACCTGTGGGCCGCCGTCCAGTATGCGCTCGGCGGCCGCTACCTGTGGGCGGCGCTGGTGCTGGCGCTGATGGGCCTGGGCTCGGTGGCGCTGCAGCTCTTCAGCTGGCTCTGGCTACGCGCTGACCCCGCCGGCCTGCACGGGTCGCAGCCCCCGCGCCGCTGCCTGGCGCTGCTGCATCTCCTGCAGCTGGGTTACCTGTACAG GTGCGTGCAGGAGCTGCGGCAGGGGCTGCTGGTGTGGCAGCAGGAGGCGCCCTCCGAGTTTGACTTGGCCTACGCCGACTTCCTCTCCCTGGACGTCAGCATGCTGCGGCTCTTCGAGACCTTCCTGGAGACGGCGCCACAGCTCACGCTGGTGCTGGCCATCATGCTGCAGAGCGGCCGGGCCGAGTACTACCAGT GGGTTGGCATCTGCACGTCCTTCCTGGGCATCTCGTGGGCACTGCTCGACTACCACCGGGCCTTGCGCACCTGCCTCCCCTCCAAGCCCCTCCTGGGCCTGGGCTCCTCTGTGATCTACTTCCTGTGGAACCTGCTGCTGCTGTGGCCCCGAGTCCTGGCTGTGGCCCTGTTCTCTGCCCTCTTCCCCAGCTATGTGGCCCTGCACTTCCTGGGCCTGTGGCTGGTACTGCTGCTCTGGGTCTGGCTTCAGGGCACAGACTTCATGCCGGACCCCAGCTCCGAGTGGCTGTACCGGGTGACTGTGGCCACCATCCTCTATTTCTCCTGGTTCAACGTGGCTGAGGGCCGCACTCGAGGCCGGGCCATCATCCACTTCGCCTTCCTCCTGAGTGACAGCATTCTCCTGGTGGCCACCTGGGTGACTCATAGCTCCTGGCTGCCCAGCGGGATTCCACTGCAGCTGTGGCTGCCTGTGGGAGGCGGCTGCTTCTTTCTGGGCCTGGTTCTGCGGCTTGTGTACTACCACTGGCTGCACCCTAAGTGCTGCTGGAAGCCCGACCCTGACCAGGTAGACGGGGCCCGGAGTCTACTTTCTCCAGAGGGGTATCGGCTGCCTCAGAACAGGCGCATGACCCATTTAGCACAGAACTTTTTCCCCAAGGCTAAGGAGGAGGCTGCTGCGCCAGTGAAGGGATAG